CCAAGTGCAAGTTTTGCAGCTATATATGCAAGAGGATAACCTGTAGCCTTACTAGCAAGAGCACTACTTCTAGACATCCTAGGATTAGTCTCTATAACATAAACCTCATCACTATTCCAAGGATTTTGCGCTGTCTGTACATTGCCCTCACCTATAAGCATAATAGCTCTTCCAACAGCTATCGACAGATTTCTAGAGAGTTGATATTCATAATCTGTAAGTGTTTGACAGGGTGCAACAACTATAGACTCACCCGTATGGACACCCATGGGATCGAGATTCTCTAGACATGCTATTGCAGCTACATTGTCATATGCATCTCTTACAACTTCAAACTCTATCTCCTTCCAATGATGTAGATACTTCTCAATAAGAACTTCTCCGATCTCCGATTGTGCAAATGCACTCCTCAACCTCTTATACAGCTGTTCCTCGTTCCATGCAATAAAACTTCCAGCTCCACCAAGATTAAAACTCACTCTAACCATAACTGGAAAGCCCATCTCCTTAGCAACCCTAATAGCATCATCAATACTTGTAACAGCTTCGCTTGGGGGTACGGGTATGTTGTGTTCAATCATAGTCTTCCTAAATAGGGATCGAGATAATGCTCTCCTAATACCTTCTATAGGTGTTCCAAGAACCTTTACACCATATTTAGCTAGAATACCATCGTCATGTAGCTTTACACCTAGGCTAAGAGCTGTCTGCCCCCCAAATCCAATCATTATTCCATCTGGTCTCTCAATCTCTATAACCTTTGCAATAAACTCTGGTTTCAATGGCAATAGATATACCTTATCAGCAAACTTATAGCTAGTCATAATAGTAGCTATATTGGGATTTATCAATATAGTTTCAATACCCTCCTCCTTAACCGCCTTAAGAGCCTGATTACCACTATAGTCAAACTCTGCTGCTTCAGCAATCTTTATCGCTCCAGAGCCTATGACAAGAACCTTACTAACGCTTTCCACCATTCAACACCATCCTTCTAAATAGGTCAAATACCCATGTAGTATCATGAGGGCCGGGACCTCCCTCTGGGTGAAATTGTGTTGCTATGATCGGTAGTTTTTCATGCATTACACCCTCTATAGAGTTATCATCAATATTTTTAAACCATATGTATAGACCCGTTCCATCCAGACTCTTCTCATCAACTGCATAGCCATGGTTTTGCGTAGTTATATAGCTTCTCTTTGTAGTAACATCAATTACACCTTTATTAGGACCTCTATGACCATATCTAAGCTTATATGTCTCTCCACCAAATGCAAGCGATATTAGCTGCATACCTAGACATATACCTAGAATAGGTATACCTGTATAGGCAACCTCTCTAACAGTCTTTATCTGATTAACTAAAACCTTTGGATTCCCAGGTCCATTACTAAACAAAACCGCATCTGCCTCCTCGAGTAGCTTCTCTGGAGTTGTCCAGCAAGGATATCTGATAACCCTAAATCCATATCTTAATAACCATCTCAGAATACCATATTTAAGTCCACAATCAAGTACAGCGATAGTTGCTATAGGCTTTGATTCTGGTTCATGAACTATTCTTGTCTTGGGAGATACTCTATAGGTAAAGTCCTTTACATCATAGGCTTCAGCCCCCCTCAATTCTCTCTCTAGCTCATCCCATCCAATCTCTTCATTCCTAGGAAATACAGCTAGAACACCCATCATGACTCCGTATTCTCTAATCTTCTTAACAATAGCCCTTGTATCAACTCTCCACATACCGGGTACATTGCTATTTTTAAGCCATTCATCTAGGTCATAGATAGCTAGATAATGATTAGCTGGCGGTAGCTCTGTAACTATAAATCCTTCAACTTGAATTCTATCAGATTCATAGTTTAGCGGAATACCACAAAAGCTATGGTCTTTTGATGGAACTCCATAGCATCCAACCATCGGATGGGTCCAGACAAGTATCTGTCCTGCATAGCTAGGATCTGTTAGAGCTTCTACATATCCTGTCATACTTGTCGAGAACACTACCTCTCCAACTCTTATACCTATTGCACCAAAACCACAGCCCTCTATAGCTGTTCCATCTTGTAGCAGTAGCCTTGCTCTTAATCCTGTTCTACATGAGTCCTCTCTAATGTATCTATATATCAAAAACCCTCACCTACATTTTGAGCTCGTTGCTTATAAGCGCTGCGGTACACTTCTGCAACTCTTCACTAATGTTATTAATGAGTGTTCTGTCCCTTTCTAACCTCTTCCACGCATTCTCTATCATAATCTTCAAATAGTTCTCAACTGGTTTACTTCTAATAATATTCCAAACATCGTCAAATGATAGACCAAGGCTTGAGATGATACTATTTAGAGTATTTATATCTCCATATCTATAGTCTCTAAATAGCTTTGATAGATACATATATACCTCTCTAGCAGGTCTCTTTCTAGTATAAGCTATATATTCAACAATTTCACTACTCCAACAAGGCTTATCCTTGACATACTCTATAATAGCATTCTCATTAATTCTAATCCCCTTAATAAAATCTTTTAGAACTTGTAGTATAGATATAGCTTCACCCATAATCTCTATGAAAATAGCATTCATTTCCTGGAGATCAAGGTTATATCCATATGGTATTGAAGTATATATATTCATCAACGAGTTTGCCAACCCTATAACCTTCTTAATCTTTGCTCTAGATATTTCAAGAGTTACAAGATTCTTCTTATGAGGCATAATGCTACTTGTTGCAATATGCTCCTTTGGTATCTCAAGAGCATTCGGAATAGTGCTCGATATAATCATAAAGTCTTCAACTAGTCTACCAATCTCAGAGAGTGTTAGGGCTATAGATGATGCTGGATATAGTAGGAAGAATCTTGAGCCTGTTGCATAGTATGGTGGAATAAGATCTTGTTCAAGACATAGAGATCTACTTAGAATATCCCTGTCAAGAAATATCATAGACCCTGCAGCTGGTCCTGAACTCAATGGATTTTCTCTCAAGTATCGTAGTGTATTTATGACAGAATCCCAAGCGTTTTTAAGCGCATATTCGTGTGAGAGGAAGTATATGGCACTACTTCCACATTGAGCAAGCTGTTGATGTGTAAAGAATGGGAAGATAGTACCTCTAAACTCTATTGCTTTCTCAAGAAGAACTTTCCTAAGTTCTAGTAATTCGCTTAAGAATTTCAATACAGTATCTCTTGCAAAAAGTCTTAGTACTGTTGAGACATGGTCATTTCTACTCCTCCCTATAGCGATATATCCAGCTCCATTATCTACAACCTCGTGGATATATGCTTCAATAGCTTCAAAAACATCTTCAAAGACTATCTTCTTCCTCTCTATCCATTTATATAGCTTCTCCCCATCAGTTTTTATAATATCTATCAATTCCTTAGCTATTTCCATACCACTATCTCTATCCACTATTCCACTCTTCATAAGAGTGTAGAGATGTGCTAATAAAACAGATGCTACATACTTAGCAAATAGTTTATCGATATTGAGACTAGATATATAATTCTCTATAAAATCCTTTGACTCTCCAATAAAGACTCTATATCTTAGGGTCATTACACCCCTCGCACCTTCTTAGCCATTAATGCATAGAGGCTATGAATAGTAATAAAACCTCTAGCCTCGGCATCCGAGGGATACCAGCCCTTGTTATAGTCTATAATCTCTCTAGAGTATAGTGAATATGGGCTATTTCTACCAACGATATATAGGCTACCCTTATATATCTTTAGCCTTGAGATTCCAGAGACATAACGATTCATTGAGTCTATAACATTCTCTAGATGAATCCTCATAGGATCTATCCAGAGTCCCTGATAAACAAGATCACTCCACATCTCATCAACCATTCTCTTAAATCTTAATTCCTTTGGTGTTAAAACCATTCTTTCGAGATCGCTATGTGCTTCTATTAAAGCTAGTGCTGCTGGTGCTTCATAGACCTCTCTACTCTTTAAACCTATAACCCTGCTCTCAATAAGATCTATACGTCCATATCCATAGGAACCTATGACTCTATTAAGAAACTTTATAAGTTCAACGCTATCCATTTTTTCTCCATCAATCTTTACCGGTACCCCCTTGTCAAACTCTATCTCTATATAGAGAGGTTTATCAGGTGTCTTCTCCGGTGATATAGTCCAAGAAAATGCATCCTCTGGGGGCTCTGCCATAGGATCGTCTATCTCTCCACCCTCTATACTCCTAGACCATAGATTCTCATCAATACTATACTTCTTATGTATCTCTGAAACCTTATAGCCATACTCACTTAGAATCTTTATATTTTCACTCCTGGTAAGCCTCAACTCTCTTACGGGTGCAATAATCTTTATCTCAGGGTCTAGAAAAGCCTTTAGAGTTATATCAAATCTAACCTGGTCATTACCTTTACCTGTACATCCATGTGCTACAGCATCTGCACCCTCCTTCTTAGCTATCTCCGCTACCTTCTTAGCTATGAGCGGTCTTGCTAAAGCTGTTCCAAGAGGATACTTACCTTCATAGAGAGCATTAGCTTTTATAGCCCTGAATATATATTCCTCGACAAACTCCTTCTTAGCATCAATTGTATAGTGCTTTATAGCTCCTAATTCATAGGCTCTTTTCTCAACATCTCTAAGCTCATCTTCCTGCCCCACATCAACAGTTACTGTTATAACTTCAGCATTGTATTTCTTCCTTAGGAGTACAAGTATTGTTGATGTATCTAGTCCTCCTGAATATGCTAAGACAACTCTCATTGTCTCATCCTAGTAGTTGCGATATATCTAGAATGGTTACTGGGAACAGGATTTAGATTCTAGCGATATATTTATTACACCCAAAACTATTACAGTTGCAGGTGTAACCATGTCATCTGTATCACATATGGTAAGAGAAATAGTTTTAGGAGATCCAACACTATTCTACTGTATAGCAAATGATATTGTAAATTATAGTAAACTCGCGAAGAAGCTAAAGCCTATAATCTCTGATTATCTAGGTCAGGAGGTATCTAATGAAGCTATAAAGATGGCATTGATAAGACTTGTAGAGAAGATAAAAGTTGAAGGAATTCCAACAAGAGCTGAAGTCCTAGACGTTATAGCTAGGTCATCAGTAGAGGTGAGAACAGGTATCACGATAATAACGCTAAGGAGTGGGAGATCAATAGAAGCAGTAATGCTTCTATCAAAACTTGCTCCAAAGTCACGATTTCTAGCAGTAATGCAAAGTGTTATGGCTCTCACAGTTGTTTTAGATAATGAGACTGCTGAAGAGTTTATAAGGGGTATTGGGAGTTCTGGAGATATTCTCCAGATTCAGAGAGATCATTCAGCAATTGTTATAGTGAGTCCACAGGAGATAATGTATATCCCGGGAGTGTTATCATATATAGCATCTATATTAGCACAAAACAATATCAATATAATTCACATAGAGTCATGCTATACTGATACAATAATAATTGTATCAAAAGACGATCTTCTAAAAGCATTTCAGGTTATTTCAAGACATATAGAAGCTGCTAGGAAATCCATAGAGAGAAAGAAGTTTCCTAGGTAGAACCTTTCTCACTATCTATCTTCTCCCTAATATTCTCAAGATCCTTTCTAGATAGTGCTAAAGTTGGTTTCTCAGGAAGAATACCCCTAGGTCTAAACATTGTTATCAATATTATTGTCAACCCTACGAATATGTATTCTAGATTAGAAACATCTATATAGGGTGGCAGTATCTGTACCAAATTTGTTTTATAGACCATTATCAGTGATCTAGCCGTGGAAAATATAAGTACCCCGAGAACAACGCCTAGGTTATTACCAACTCCACCAAGCATTATATATGCCCATGGAAGGAATGTCCATTCATATCTCTGCATACCTCCAACACCAATATAAGCATCTGATAATACTCTTAAAGCACCAGCTATAGCTGCTATAGAGCCTCCAATGATTAGTGCATATGTTCTTATCTTAACAATATCTATTCCATATACCTGTGCCGCTAATTCCGAGTCTCTTACAGCCTTCATAGTCCTACCCATTGGAGATCTAGCTATTCTCTCAGATATGAAAAAGACTATAGCTGCAAATATCAGAATCACTATAACAGCACCTGTATATCTATAGACTCCGAGAAATCTAAATGGATCTGGAACCATAATACCTACACTTCCACCAACAATAGGCGAATAGTTATAGGCTATACCACGAAGAATCTCTCCTATTGATAGCAGAGTTATACCTAGATATGCCTCCCTAAGTCTAAGAGATGGATACGCTGACGCATATCCTATAATTCCTCCAAGAAATGCTGCAATAGCTAATGTAAGCAGTAGATATATTAGTGATAGTAATGGATTCTTAGATAACTCCATATTAATGTGTGTTACTATATAGGAATTATTTGAGATATATTCTACACCATATGGAAAGCCGAGAATAGCTGCAACAATTCTACTAGCAATACCACCTGCAGCTATAGCTCCCATCAATGCTGCTATAAGTCTACCAAACTGGGGTATATTTGCAAAACCAACTTCAATATTAATGCTTAGTGCCAATATTAAGCCAATGCCAAAGTTGAGACCTATATTCAATAGTATTGCTCCAATAGTCTCTAAACTCATCGTCTCCTCACCACACCAGCTAATCCACTTGGATATATTAAGAGCGTAACAATCAATGCTGCTAAGGGAATTACAGATCTATATGGCTGTAGAGGGGGTATGAAGAACATTATAAGCCTCTCACTAAATCCTATAAGAAGACCTCCGAGAAGACCTCCATATACACTATATAAACCTCCTACTATTGAACCTGCAAAGAAGTATACAACAAGAGCTGAACCTACATCTGTTGTACCCTCAACAAGCATTGCTAATAAACTTCCTGAGACTCCAGCAAGAATACCTCCTATAAGCCATGCAAGAGCATATACCCTATATATATTTATGCCGAGTATTGATGCGAGTTCAGGACTCTCTATAGAAGCTCTCATCGATATGCCCATAGTAGTTCTAGTTAGAAATAGATGTAACATTATTATTATTGCTAATCCTGTTAGAGGAGCTACAATATGTATAGCTCTTACATATGTTATACCAACTCTAGCAATAGACATATCAGCAATACTTAGGTAAAACTTTGATGCATCGCTAAATCTATAATACTTCATTAAAAAATTCATCCATATGTTTACAAATCCGTACAACATTATATCTATACCCAAGGTAACCATCATCAAGGTTATCTCCGATGCTTTTACACCTAGTAAATATCTTATAACTGAATAGTATATAGCTAAACCTATTAATCCTATTGCTATGGCAACCAACGGAATATATACATATGGAACAAGGGTTATCCCATATATTCTCGAAAATATCCTATAGAATGTATACATTATGTAAAAGCTCCATGTAATCATAGATGCATGTGCAAAATTAAATGTTCTTGTTGATGAATATAGTAGAGTTATTGATGCACATCCTATAGCTAAGGCAGATCCATATGCCAATGCATCTAATGCTATAGCTACAATAGACATTTTTAAATCACTTTAATTTATAGCTATATCCATATTTTCAACAAGGCTCTAGTTAATAAAGCTTAATTCAGAATAAAAATATAGTTATCATAAATAGTGTTATTTACTGGATTAAGCAGAAATATTTTCATAAAAATATTTATACATCTTATTACATTCTATATCTATTTGATATATCGAAATGGGTGTACATATATGAAAGGATTAAAAACACCTATTGCAATAGCAATAGCTATAGCAACACTAATAATAGGCTATATAGCAGGAATCTTTACATCATCTACAATATTTACACCAAGTACTACAACACTAACAATTACAGTTACATCTGCACCTACAGCTGCAGCTACTACAGCTCAGGAAAAAACCGTTACAGTAACACAAACAGTTACGATATCCCAAGGTGGTGCAGGACTTAGTGGAGAAATACCTATAGGTGCATTACTGCCATTGACAGGTGCTTTAGCTACATATGGCCAGATGTGTCAAGAAGCATTTCTATTAGCTGTAAATGATGTAAATGAGTGGTTAAAGGCTTTAGGAAAACCCTGGAGATTGAAGCCTATTGTTGAGGATACAGCAGTTAATCCCCAGCAGGCACTAGATAAATTAATGGCTCTACATGCACAAGGTGTTAAAGTTGTTGTAGGGCCTATGGCGAGTAGTGAGGTTTTAGCTATAAAGAGCTATGCCGATTCCAACCAAATACT
Above is a genomic segment from Ignisphaera aggregans DSM 17230 containing:
- a CDS encoding inner-membrane translocator (COGs: COG4177 ABC-type branched-chain amino acid transport system permease component~InterPro IPR001851~KEGG: kcr:Kcr_0086 ABC-type branched-chain amino acid transport system, permease component~PFAM: inner-membrane translocator~SPTR: B1L7L9 ABC-type branched-chain amino acid transport system, permease component~PFAM: Branched-chain amino acid transport system / permease component) — its product is MSLETIGAILLNIGLNFGIGLILALSINIEVGFANIPQFGRLIAALMGAIAAGGIASRIVAAILGFPYGVEYISNNSYIVTHINMELSKNPLLSLIYLLLTLAIAAFLGGIIGYASAYPSLRLREAYLGITLLSIGEILRGIAYNYSPIVGGSVGIMVPDPFRFLGVYRYTGAVIVILIFAAIVFFISERIARSPMGRTMKAVRDSELAAQVYGIDIVKIRTYALIIGGSIAAIAGALRVLSDAYIGVGGMQRYEWTFLPWAYIMLGGVGNNLGVVLGVLIFSTARSLIMVYKTNLVQILPPYIDVSNLEYIFVGLTIILITMFRPRGILPEKPTLALSRKDLENIREKIDSEKGST
- a CDS encoding inner-membrane translocator (COGs: COG0559 Branched-chain amino acid ABC-type transport system permease components~InterPro IPR001851~KEGG: kcr:Kcr_0085 ABC-type branched-chain amino acid transport system, permease component~PFAM: inner-membrane translocator~SPTR: B1L7L8 ABC-type branched-chain amino acid transport system, permease component~PFAM: Branched-chain amino acid transport system / permease component), with protein sequence MSIVAIALDALAYGSALAIGCASITLLYSSTRTFNFAHASMITWSFYIMYTFYRIFSRIYGITLVPYVYIPLVAIAIGLIGLAIYYSVIRYLLGVKASEITLMMVTLGIDIMLYGFVNIWMNFLMKYYRFSDASKFYLSIADMSIARVGITYVRAIHIVAPLTGLAIIIMLHLFLTRTTMGISMRASIESPELASILGINIYRVYALAWLIGGILAGVSGSLLAMLVEGTTDVGSALVVYFFAGSIVGGLYSVYGGLLGGLLIGFSERLIMFFIPPLQPYRSVIPLAALIVTLLIYPSGLAGVVRRR
- a CDS encoding carbamoyl-phosphate synthase small subunit (COGs: COG0505 Carbamoylphosphate synthase small subunit~InterProIPR006220:IPR011702:IPR001317:IPR002474:IPR 000991:IPR006274~KEGG: hbu:Hbut_0303 carbamoyl phosphate synthase small subunit~PFAM: Carbamoyl-phosphate synthase small chain; glutamine amidotransferase class-I~SPTR: A2BJL4 Carbamoyl-phosphate synthase small chain~TIGRFAM: carbamoyl-phosphate synthase, small subunit~PFAM: Carbamoyl-phosphate synthase small chain, CPSase domain; Glutamine amidotransferase class-I~TIGRFAM: carbamoyl-phosphate synthase, small subunit), translated to MIYRYIREDSCRTGLRARLLLQDGTAIEGCGFGAIGIRVGEVVFSTSMTGYVEALTDPSYAGQILVWTHPMVGCYGVPSKDHSFCGIPLNYESDRIQVEGFIVTELPPANHYLAIYDLDEWLKNSNVPGMWRVDTRAIVKKIREYGVMMGVLAVFPRNEEIGWDELERELRGAEAYDVKDFTYRVSPKTRIVHEPESKPIATIAVLDCGLKYGILRWLLRYGFRVIRYPCWTTPEKLLEEADAVLFSNGPGNPKVLVNQIKTVREVAYTGIPILGICLGMQLISLAFGGETYKLRYGHRGPNKGVIDVTTKRSYITTQNHGYAVDEKSLDGTGLYIWFKNIDDNSIEGVMHEKLPIIATQFHPEGGPGPHDTTWVFDLFRRMVLNGGKR
- a CDS encoding argininosuccinate synthase (COGs: COG0137 Argininosuccinate synthase~InterPro IPR011063:IPR001518:IPR018317:IPR018223~KEGG: hbu:Hbut_0305 argininosuccinate synthase~PFAM: argininosuccinate synthase; PP-loop domain protein; Queuosine synthesis-like~PRIAM: Argininosuccinate synthase~SPTR: A2BJL6 Argininosuccinate synthase~TIGRFAM: argininosuccinate synthase~PFAM: Arginosuccinate synthase~TIGRFAM: argininosuccinate synthase), producing MRVVLAYSGGLDTSTILVLLRKKYNAEVITVTVDVGQEDELRDVEKRAYELGAIKHYTIDAKKEFVEEYIFRAIKANALYEGKYPLGTALARPLIAKKVAEIAKKEGADAVAHGCTGKGNDQVRFDITLKAFLDPEIKIIAPVRELRLTRSENIKILSEYGYKVSEIHKKYSIDENLWSRSIEGGEIDDPMAEPPEDAFSWTISPEKTPDKPLYIEIEFDKGVPVKIDGEKMDSVELIKFLNRVIGSYGYGRIDLIESRVIGLKSREVYEAPAALALIEAHSDLERMVLTPKELRFKRMVDEMWSDLVYQGLWIDPMRIHLENVIDSMNRYVSGISRLKIYKGSLYIVGRNSPYSLYSREIIDYNKGWYPSDAEARGFITIHSLYALMAKKVRGV
- a CDS encoding amino acid-binding ACT domain protein (InterPro IPR002912~KEGG: hbu:Hbut_0306 aspartokinase domain-containing protein~PFAM: amino acid-binding ACT domain protein~SPTR: A2BJL7 Conserved archaeal protein, aspartokinase domain~PFAM: ACT domain) is translated as MSSVSHMVREIVLGDPTLFYCIANDIVNYSKLAKKLKPIISDYLGQEVSNEAIKMALIRLVEKIKVEGIPTRAEVLDVIARSSVEVRTGITIITLRSGRSIEAVMLLSKLAPKSRFLAVMQSVMALTVVLDNETAEEFIRGIGSSGDILQIQRDHSAIVIVSPQEIMYIPGVLSYIASILAQNNINIIHIESCYTDTIIIVSKDDLLKAFQVISRHIEAARKSIERKKFPR
- a CDS encoding Argininosuccinate lyase (COGs: COG0165 Argininosuccinate lyase~InterPro IPR000362~KEGG: sin:YN1551_1337 argininosuccinate lyase~PFAM: fumarate lyase~PRIAM: Argininosuccinate lyase~SPTR: C3NH21 Argininosuccinate lyase~PFAM: Lyase~TIGRFAM: argininosuccinate lyase), with protein sequence MTLRYRVFIGESKDFIENYISSLNIDKLFAKYVASVLLAHLYTLMKSGIVDRDSGMEIAKELIDIIKTDGEKLYKWIERKKIVFEDVFEAIEAYIHEVVDNGAGYIAIGRSRNDHVSTVLRLFARDTVLKFLSELLELRKVLLEKAIEFRGTIFPFFTHQQLAQCGSSAIYFLSHEYALKNAWDSVINTLRYLRENPLSSGPAAGSMIFLDRDILSRSLCLEQDLIPPYYATGSRFFLLYPASSIALTLSEIGRLVEDFMIISSTIPNALEIPKEHIATSSIMPHKKNLVTLEISRAKIKKVIGLANSLMNIYTSIPYGYNLDLQEMNAIFIEIMGEAISILQVLKDFIKGIRINENAIIEYVKDKPCWSSEIVEYIAYTRKRPAREVYMYLSKLFRDYRYGDINTLNSIISSLGLSFDDVWNIIRSKPVENYLKIMIENAWKRLERDRTLINNISEELQKCTAALISNELKM